Proteins from a genomic interval of Papaver somniferum cultivar HN1 chromosome 4, ASM357369v1, whole genome shotgun sequence:
- the LOC113275359 gene encoding probable serine/threonine protein kinase IREH1: protein MVFKNRFFSSKKSASDSAKSDGSNSPRTSGSDSPVRSDKKKVKSTKDEAQIGGGVSNFGCKQASSIKDGIQQLHQQVQSQEKKKEVKGKEVPISPIPPKLRPSNSSKGQDTSTGVSPILASSLGLNRIKTRSGPLLQENFFGFRGDKPSNLSRLAVDGCSSSSSGKTNGKKKELSKMGENATPAAASGGSWVDNGSNCDSMSTGSAQFRDQSPNVQVRTRLNNAECSAETGKFNSSWGHSGCLRSDVCTPEPIFDCDTPKESESPRFQALLRVTSAPRRRAPSDIKSFSHELNSKGVRPFPLWKPRGLNNLEEVLVVIRAKFDKAKEEVDSDLAILAGDLVGNLEKNSDNYPDWQETIEDLLVLARRCAMMSPGEFWLQCEGIVQDLDDRRQELPMGTLKKLHTRMLFILTRCTRLLQFHKESGLAEDAHGFGLRQSRVMHSADKRVASGPLRDEKTLAAPKGPKATSQRKFFSQEQRGFGWKNPVQPADILPPTTVVETTKDLDSPVDGRNRMASWKKLPSPVVKGPKEALPVHEQYDSNVDSPETLSRTGSLDADLVSVKPLPELPPAKEVVHTSVASKHQHKVSWGYPGSQPSLYDENTIICRICEEDVPTSHVEEHSRICTIADRCDQKGLSVNERLIRIADTLDKMIESFSSQKDLQNTVESPDVAKNSSVTEESDILSPKLSDWSRRGSEDMLDCLPETDNSVLMDDLKGLPSMSCKTRFGLKSDQGMTTSSAGSMTPRSPLLTPRTSPIDLFLTGKGTYPEHEDIPQMNELADIARCVANTSMHDDRSVSYLVTCLEDLRVVVDRRKLDAYTVETFGTRIEKLIREKYLQLCELVDDEKVDFSSTTIDEDGPMEDDVVRSLRTSPVHSSKDRTSIDDFEIIKPISRGAFGRVFLAKKRTTGDLFAIKVLKKADMIRKNAVESILAERDILISVRNPFVVRFFYSFTCRENLYLVMEYLNGGDLYSLLRNLGCLDEDVARVYIAEVVLALEYLHSLRVVHRDLKPDNLLIAHDGHIKLTDFGLSKVGLINSTDDLSGPVVSGTSILEEDDPQHSGSDPSEPMHHQQRREKRSAVGTPDYLAPEILLGTGHGTTADWWSVGVILFELIIGIPPFNAEHPQIIFDNILNRNIPWPGVPEEMSFEAQDLIDRLLTEDPNQRLGANGASEVKQHVFFKDINWDTLARQKAAFVPASDSALDTSYFTSRFSWNTSDERVYAPSEFEYSSDSGSTSGSSTCSNRQDELGDECGGLTEFDSGQSFKYSFSNFSFKNLSQLASINYDLTKGFKDETPGNPDARY, encoded by the exons ATGGTATTCAAGAATAGATTCTTCTCATCAAAGAAATCAGCATCAGATTCAGCTAAATCAGATGGATCAAATAGTCCAAGAACAAGTGGTTCGGATTCACCAGTCAGATCCGATAAGAAGAAAGTGAAATCTACTAAAGATGAGGCTCAGATCGGTGGTGGAGTTAGCAATTTTGGTTGTAAACAAGCTTCATCAATCAAAGATGGGATTCAACAATTGCATCAGCAAGTACAGagtcaagagaagaagaaagaagtgaaAGGTAAAGAAGTTCCAATTTCACCAATACCACCTAAATTGCGTCCTAGTAATAGTAGTAAAGGGCAGGATACTTCAACTGGAGTGTCACCAATACTTGCATCATCACTGGGATTAAATCGAATTAAAACAAGATCAGGACCATTATTACAAGAGAATTTCTTTGGTTTTCGTGGTGATAAGCCTAGTAATCTATCTAGACTTGCTGTTGATGGatgttcttcttcgtcttcgGGGAAAACTAATGGGAAGAAAAAGGAATTGAGTAAAATGGGGGAAAATGCTACTCCTGCTGCTGCTTCTGGAGGAAGTTGGGTGGATAATGGGAGTAATTGTGATAGTATGTCTACCGGGAGCGCACAGTTTAGAGATCAAAGTCCTAATGTTCAGGTCCGGACTCGTTTAAACAATGCAGAATGTTCAGCTGAAACCG GAAAATTTAATTCTTCATGGGGTCATTCTGGATGCTTAAGATCAGATGTTTGTACTCCAGAG cCTATTTTTGATTGTGATACTCCAAAGGAGTCGGAATCTCCTCGTTTTCAAGCTCTTCTTCGAGTCACAAGTGCTCCTAGGAGGAGGGCCCCTTCCGATATTAAAAGTTTTTCCCATGAGTTGAACTCAAAAGGTGTACGACCATTTCCGTTGTGGAAGCCTAGAGGTTTGAATAACTTGGAG GAGGTTTTGGTTGTCATTCGAGCAAAGTTTGACAAGGCAAAGGAGGAAGTTGACTCAGATCTGGCAATTCTTGCGGGAGATTTGGTTGGGAATTTGGAAAAGAACTCGGATAATTATCCTGACTggcaagaaacaattgaagattTGTTGGTTTTGGCAAGGCGCTGTGCTATGATGTCACCTGGGGAGTTTTGGCTTCAGTGTGAAGGCATAGTTCAAGATTTGGATGATCGGCGTCAAGAGCTTCCTATGGGTACACTAAAGAAGCTTCATACCCGGATGCTTTTCATTCTCACAAGATGCACTCGTTTGTTGCAGTTCCACAAGGAAAGTGGTCTGGCTGAGGATGCACATGGTTTTGGTCTCCGGCAGTCCAGGGTAATGCATTCGGCTGATAAACGAGTTGCATCAGGTCCATTAAGAGACGAGAAAACTCTTGCTGCTCCAAAGGGACCCAAGGCAACCTCCCAGAGGAAATTTTTTAGTCAGGAGCAGCGTGGATTTGGTTGGAAAAATCCTGTACAGCCTGCAGATATACTTCCACCTACTACTGTTGTAGAAACTACAAAAGACCTCGATTCACCTGTTGATGGCAGGAACAGAATGGCTTCTTGGAAGAAACTCCCCTCTCCTGTTGTAAAAGGCCCGAAAGAAGCTTTACCAGTGCATGAACAGTACGACAGTAATGTGGATTCCCCAGAGACACTGAGTAGGACAGGAAGCTTAGATGCAGATTTGGTTTCTGTCAAGCCTCTTCCTGAGCTTCCTCCTGCCAAAGAAGTAGTGCATACTTCAGTGGCATCGAAGCATCAACACAAGGTTTCTTGGGGTTACCCAGGAAGTCAACCAAGTCTCTATGATGAAAATACAATAATATGTCGCATTTGTGAAGAGGATGTACCAACATCTCACGTGGAAGAACATTCAAGAATCTGTACAATTGCTGATAGATGCGATCAGAAAGGGCTAAGTGTTAATGAGCGTCTTATCAGGATTGCTGACACTCTTGATAAAATGATAGAGTCCTTCTCATCACAGAAGGATCTACAGAATACAGTAGAAAGTCCTGATGTTGCAAAGAACTCAAGTGTTACTGAAGAGTCGGACATTCTATCTCCAAAACTAAGTGACTGGTCTAGGAGGGGCTCAGAAGACATGCTTGATTGTCTTCCTGAGACTGATAATTCAGTATTAATGGATGACCTAAAGGGTCTGCCATCCATGTCATGTAAAACTCGTTTTGGCTTGAAATCAGACCAAGGAATGACAACATCATCAGCTGGAAGTATGACACCTCGATCACCACTGTTAACACCACGAACTAGTCCTATAGACTTGTTTTTGACAGGAAAGGGTACATATCCTGAACATGAAGACATTCCGCAG ATGAATGAACTTGCCGACATTGCCCGATGTGTAGCAAATACATCTATGCATGATGACCGGTCAGTTTCGTATTTGGTTACCTGTCTTGAAGACTTGCGGGTAGTCGTAGACCGTAGGAAGCTAGATGCTTACACGGTGGAGACATTTGGTACACGCATAGAAAAATTGATCAG GGAGAAATACTTGCAACTTTGTGAGCTTGTTGATGATGAAAAAGTTGATTTTTCAAGTACCACAATTGATGAAGATGGCCCAATGGAAGATGATGTTGTTCGCAGCTTGAGAACAAGTCCGGTTCACTCTTCTAAGGATCGTACCTCTATTGATGACTTTGAGATCATAAAACCAATAAGCCGTGGGGCATTTGGTCGAGTTTTCCTGGCAAAGAAAAGAACCACTGGTGATCTTTTTGCTATTAAG GTTCTTAAAAAAGCTGACATGATTCGCAAGAATGCAGTTGAGAGCATTTTGGCTGAGCGTGATATTTTGATTTCAGTCCGGAATCCATTTGTG GTGCGGTTCTTCTATTCCTTTACATGTCGGGAAAACCTGTATCTTGTGATGGAATACTTGAATGGAGGGGATTTGTACTCGTTGCTTAGAAATTTAGGCTGCTTGGATGAAGATGTTGCTCGCGTGTACATTGCAGAAGTT GTGCTTGCATTGGAATATTTGCACTCCCTGCGTGTGGTTCACCGTGATTTGAAGCCTGATAATTTATTAATTGCACACGATGGTCATATCAAG CTGACCGACTTTGGGCTCTCAAAGGTTGGTCTTATCAACAGCACTGATGACTTGTCTGGTCCAGTTGTTAGTGGAACATCAATACTTGAAGAAGATGATCCTCAGCACTCTGGTTCTGACCCATCTGAGCCCATGCACCATCAACAAAGAAGGGAGAAGCGCTCTGCTGTTGGTACACCTGATTATTTGGCTCCCGAGATTTTGTTAGGAACAGGACATG GCACAACTGCTGATTGGTGGTCTGTTGGAGTCATTCTTTTTGAGCTAATAATTGGGATTCCTCCCTTCAACGCGGAGCATCCTCAG ATAATTTTTGACAATATTCTTAACCGTAATATACCTTGGCCGGGGGTACCTGAAGAGATGAGCTTTGAAGCACAGGACTTGATTGATCG ATTATTGACAGAGGATCCTAATCAGAGATTGGGTGCCAATGGAGCGTCAGAG GTGAAGCAACATGTTTTCTTCAAGGATATCAACTGGGACACACTTGCCAGGCAGAAG GCAGCGTTTGTTCCTGCCTCTGACAGTGCTCTTGACACAAGCTACTTCACTAGCAGATTCTCTTGGAATACATCTGATGAACGTGTTTACGCACCTAGTGAATTTGAGTATTCGAGTGACAGTGGTAGCACAAGTGGAAGCAGCACTTGTAGCAATCGCCAAGATGAGCTG GGTGATGAATGTGGAGGTCTCACGGAGTTTGATTCCGGTCAATCTTTCAAATACTCATTTAGTAATTTTTCGTTCAAG AATCTGTCTCAACTGGCTTCAATCAACTATGATCTAACCAAGGGGTTTAAAGATGAAACGCCGGGGAACCCAGATGCGCGATACTAG